The genomic interval TACTGCTAATATAAACCGTGTCTGGCCCATCATGAGCTCATTCAAGCAGCTATTATCTTGCAGAGCACAAAGATATAGCAAAGATGACAGTGCTACAGAACCTGTGGGATTGTATTCGACACCATGAGGACTTGCTAAAGTCTCCTTTCTTCCCAGCCCTGTTTTCACTGACTGTTTACTTGGGCTTTTGCCTGCCCTTTGTGGTGCTGGACCTGTTGTCACCCAGAGTGGCCTTGGTGCGAAAATACAAGATCCAGCAAAAGAACGTGTCTTTGAGGATGATGTGGAGCTGCCTTGCTCTTTCACTCTACAACCATGTGGTCTACATCTTTCCTCTGAGCGTGCTGCACTGGTACTGGAGGCCTGTGGTTTACACTGTGGAAGCTCCTGGGATTGGGAATGTTGTCTGGGGACTGGCATCCTGCCTGCTGCTGTTTGACTTCCAGTCTTTTGTGTGGCACCTGCTGCATCACAAGGTGCCCTGGCTCTACCGCACCTTCCACAAGGTGCACCACAAGCACACGTCCACCTTCGCTCTGACCACAGAGTATTCAGGTGCTTGGGAGACCCTTTCCTTGGGCTTTTTCGCAGCCATGAACCCCATGCTGCTGGGTTGCCACCCTATGACTGAGATGCTTTTCCACATCATGAACATGTGGCTGTCTGTGGAGGACCACTGTGGATATGACTTCCCCTGGGCCACACACAGACTCGTGCCTTTTGGACTGTATGGGGGAGCCCCACATCATGACCTCCATCACCAGAAGTTCAAGGCCAACTACGCTCCATACTTCACTCACTGGGACAAGCTGTTCGGGACCCTGCACACAAGCTGAGTTCCACAATGAGGGCAACTGGACTGTGGCACACTTTTGCATCAAAAGGCCCAAAGAAACTTTCTTTGCTTGGACATATCTTGATGTGTTTGTTCCAGAAATACACATCAGATTCTTTATTTATTGGAATGAGACAGTATTTATTCATCCATAAATCAACAATATTATTTCATATTGAAAAGGCCAGCTTTATGTGAAGTGActcttttttataaatatatgtataaatgtcCAGTACATTGATTGTTATTACAATTTCCTTGATACCACTAACACaactaaatgtatttattaaatgtttaagttGTTATTAACATGTTAAGCCATACCTGGTGTAtgtgaattatatattttatttatatatatttttttttacatttttatctatgaagtataaacaaatgtgcaaTAAATCTATAAAAAGCAGCAAAATATTTAATCTCTGTTTTTGTATCTTTTGCAAGATCAGGTTTATGCACTCATGTCACACTTTCAACAATACACTGGGAATGATTAGCCCATTTCAGTTCACTTGGTCCAGCTGACATCAAATCAAAGGGAAAAAATGTGTAATAAGCATGCTTTCTTATGCCCAAATATTTTTTGGCAAAAGTTCAAAGAGGGTGTTGTAAAGGACGGGAGTCAACAAGATCTTTGTGATTAAGCATAGAATCATAATCAGGTCATGCTGGGTTCAGGACACAGCACGACAAGTCAGGCTTGTAAACCCCTGTTTAAAAGAGccatctgtaatactgacaccaagtgtTTCAAATGGCAAAgattcaaaacagtggagagagctgtctgcctttTCCCCAGACACAAAGCTCACCTATGTTGCCact from Hoplias malabaricus isolate fHopMal1 chromosome 3, fHopMal1.hap1, whole genome shotgun sequence carries:
- the ch25h gene encoding cholesterol 25-hydroxylase-like protein, encoding MTVLQNLWDCIRHHEDLLKSPFFPALFSLTVYLGFCLPFVVLDLLSPRVALVRKYKIQQKNVSLRMMWSCLALSLYNHVVYIFPLSVLHWYWRPVVYTVEAPGIGNVVWGLASCLLLFDFQSFVWHLLHHKVPWLYRTFHKVHHKHTSTFALTTEYSGAWETLSLGFFAAMNPMLLGCHPMTEMLFHIMNMWLSVEDHCGYDFPWATHRLVPFGLYGGAPHHDLHHQKFKANYAPYFTHWDKLFGTLHTS